The following are from one region of the Candidatus Binataceae bacterium genome:
- a CDS encoding kelch repeat-containing protein, with the protein MLIAGGTGIVSIAPTGEGPAVLETAEIYNADLGKFLPIVSMTGPRDRDSAVKLANGEILIVGGVDTILVPLAAFPGPVMPWILRSTELFDPAKGVFTRAADMTAARDEPTATLLNDGAVLIVGGGADSAEIYDPTANKFVAVGDPIAGRYGQTATLLANGKVLITGGGAREAEIYDPKTRKFTATGKMSRNRIYHSATLLKDGSVLIAGGSEYARSAPLNTTEIYDPHSGIFRPGPSMKQPRAGHSATVLNDGQILIAGGNADASAELFDRIKNRFVATVPMKESRFGHSATLLPDGKVLIAGGWNQKYRPMESAELYDPSRRTFVATGDMLQKRAGQTAVLLEVKWPVSWLKPTPTATPTPTATATATATASPTVTATASATPTASPTISATPTITESPRASATPTPTITATSTATATASATGTSTPTLTATPTSAATSSP; encoded by the coding sequence GTGCTCATCGCAGGCGGCACCGGGATTGTGAGTATCGCTCCGACGGGCGAAGGTCCGGCAGTATTGGAAACCGCCGAAATCTACAACGCCGATCTCGGAAAATTTCTGCCGATCGTTTCGATGACGGGTCCGCGCGATCGCGACAGCGCGGTCAAGCTCGCGAACGGTGAGATCCTGATCGTTGGCGGCGTCGATACGATCCTTGTTCCGCTCGCCGCGTTTCCCGGACCGGTGATGCCGTGGATTCTTCGCTCAACCGAACTCTTCGATCCGGCCAAGGGCGTTTTCACACGCGCCGCCGACATGACCGCTGCTCGCGACGAGCCTACTGCGACGCTGCTTAATGACGGCGCGGTGCTCATCGTGGGTGGCGGCGCGGACAGCGCCGAGATCTACGATCCAACCGCAAACAAGTTCGTAGCCGTCGGCGACCCTATTGCCGGCCGCTACGGTCAGACCGCGACTCTGCTCGCTAATGGCAAGGTTCTGATCACCGGAGGCGGCGCGCGCGAGGCAGAAATCTACGACCCCAAAACCAGGAAGTTTACAGCGACTGGCAAGATGTCGCGCAACCGCATCTACCATTCCGCAACGCTGCTCAAAGACGGGAGCGTGCTCATTGCCGGCGGCAGCGAATACGCGCGCAGCGCTCCGCTCAACACGACGGAGATTTACGATCCGCACAGCGGCATTTTCCGCCCCGGCCCGAGCATGAAGCAGCCACGCGCGGGCCATTCCGCAACTGTGCTCAACGACGGCCAGATTTTAATCGCGGGCGGAAACGCGGATGCTTCGGCCGAGCTGTTCGATCGGATCAAGAACCGTTTCGTGGCGACGGTGCCGATGAAAGAGAGCCGTTTCGGACACAGCGCCACGCTTCTTCCCGACGGCAAGGTGCTGATCGCCGGCGGATGGAACCAGAAGTATCGGCCGATGGAAAGCGCCGAACTGTACGACCCGTCCAGGCGCACATTCGTTGCGACCGGCGACATGCTCCAGAAGCGCGCCGGACAGACCGCGGTCCTGCTCGAGGTGAAGTGGCCCGTGTCGTGGTTGAAACCCACGCCTACCGCCACCCCGACTCCGACCGCCACCGCGACTGCGACGGCGACTGCTTCTCCCACCGTGACCGCGACGGCGAGCGCAACTCCGACGGCGTCACCGACCATCTCCGCGACGCCGACCATCACCGAATCGCCACGCGCCTCGGCAACGCCAACCCCGACCATCACTGCGACTTCGACCGCTACAGCTACAGCGAGCGCCACCGGAACTTCGACGCCGACGCTAACGGCCACTCCGACGTCAGCAGCAACAAGCTCACCCTGA
- a CDS encoding MFS transporter: protein MRQPVVKLEASSAASASTIIAAIVLLLIYQGYSLSIVGVASPWIAKSFALDETQLAKLFAWMSVSAFGSLILARLADRVGRRRIILLSLYIAPMFAVGAGLVHTPALFALFEILISALLGGSVSSAIVLLAEELPSERRAAGQAFAALASAIGGVLSYIVIPFLLQFGYSWRWLLAPCVGGIALAFPVARMLPIEDRWARSASSTPTSASRFYDVFHPIYRLRALTLLACAALDTIAGTAVNGWLYFEAVSVMGLSPQRASTLVVAGMVVGMVGFPIGAWTSERFGRVPTVAWVGGAAWLGALAFYLGPPRSMTLPFLWMLAAYCWFKLASGVMTVGANSAATELFPVSLRTTMIGWQGITAAVFSMLAQILIATLVVPLGGLTRVIGYFAMLGFPSAALFAAFITETRGLPLEVAAKEDEWIAAQNARRHDGK, encoded by the coding sequence TTGCGTCAACCGGTTGTCAAGCTTGAGGCGAGCAGTGCCGCGTCCGCCTCGACGATCATCGCGGCGATCGTTCTGCTGCTCATTTACCAGGGTTACAGCCTTTCGATCGTCGGCGTAGCCTCACCGTGGATCGCCAAGAGTTTCGCGCTCGATGAAACGCAGCTCGCGAAATTGTTTGCGTGGATGTCGGTGTCGGCGTTTGGCTCGCTCATTCTCGCGCGCCTTGCCGATCGCGTCGGCCGGCGCCGCATCATTCTGCTGAGTCTTTATATCGCGCCCATGTTCGCCGTTGGCGCGGGACTCGTACACACGCCCGCCCTTTTTGCCCTGTTCGAGATCCTGATTTCCGCGCTGCTTGGAGGCTCGGTATCGTCGGCGATCGTGTTGCTCGCGGAAGAGCTCCCGTCCGAGCGGCGCGCTGCCGGACAAGCTTTCGCCGCACTCGCGAGCGCGATCGGCGGTGTGCTCAGCTACATCGTGATCCCCTTTCTTTTGCAGTTTGGATATTCGTGGCGATGGCTGCTCGCGCCATGCGTCGGCGGGATCGCGCTCGCATTTCCTGTCGCGCGGATGCTGCCCATCGAAGACCGATGGGCGCGCTCGGCCTCGAGCACTCCCACCTCGGCGTCGCGGTTTTATGACGTCTTCCATCCCATCTATCGGCTGAGAGCGCTGACGCTCCTCGCCTGCGCCGCGCTCGACACCATCGCCGGCACGGCGGTAAACGGCTGGCTCTACTTCGAAGCGGTCTCGGTAATGGGCCTCTCTCCCCAGCGCGCCAGCACGTTGGTCGTCGCGGGGATGGTCGTCGGAATGGTGGGATTTCCGATCGGCGCGTGGACATCGGAGCGCTTCGGACGCGTGCCCACTGTCGCATGGGTAGGAGGCGCGGCATGGCTCGGCGCGTTGGCATTTTATCTCGGGCCGCCGCGCAGCATGACGCTGCCATTTCTCTGGATGCTCGCCGCGTATTGCTGGTTCAAGCTCGCGTCGGGAGTGATGACCGTCGGCGCTAACTCCGCGGCAACCGAACTTTTCCCGGTCTCACTGCGCACGACGATGATCGGATGGCAGGGGATCACGGCGGCGGTCTTTTCGATGCTCGCGCAGATTTTGATCGCGACGCTGGTCGTGCCGCTCGGCGGTCTCACGCGCGTCATCGGATATTTCGCGATGCTGGGTTTTCCGAGCGCGGCGCTGTTCGCCGCCTTCATCACTGAAACTCGCGGCCTGCCGCTCGAAGTCGCAGCTAAGGAAGACGAGTGGATTGCCGCACAGAACGCTCGCAGACATGACGGCAAGTAA
- a CDS encoding ABC transporter ATP-binding protein: MDSDSVNFSDHSPLMRFLSFIRPHLRLVIGAALMGVGKFALPLAFPLAFKYIVDVLLSAHPHLDGINRTIDGWCIALAHVVHLGVSAPGKLAAISIAMIALYVIQSVASYYRNYWAGLAGNRLIFELQCKLFSHLQRLPHSFFDRNPSGSIVSRVLNDVAKAHELVDSALIDVWMDAVSLVLVVVALFALDWKLALIALCIAPVWVGFMRYFSPRIKAVSHSMQRATELISGEVHERVVGVATVKAFVREDYEVDQFRERNRELYDRTIDKVRLAARQEMLIQLFTRTAPTIVIWAGAAMVMHGSTTLGTMIAFFSYLGFLYLPLERFTQLSVIVSSSLAAIERIFDFVDLRPEVTDHPLARPFAVRRGSVRFENATFSYAPYNGQPRRDVLKGIDLNIPGGFKVALVGRSGAGKTTLANLIPRFYDATGGRVLLDGRDVRHYTLKSLRASVSIVAQDALLFSVSLRDNLLYARPDATDEMLMQALDLANLREFTENLPNGLDTVIGERGVKVSGGQRQRIAIARAFLKDSKVVILDEATSAVDSESENLIHDAMERLIEGRTVFLIAHRLRSAVNADLVVSLDHGEVMEVGTHADLLRRGGTYAHLYHEQVRGLSLATPGLQRAAQ, translated from the coding sequence ATGGATTCCGACAGCGTAAATTTTTCAGACCACTCTCCTTTGATGCGCTTCCTGTCATTCATCAGGCCGCATCTGCGACTGGTGATTGGCGCGGCGTTGATGGGTGTGGGCAAATTCGCTTTGCCGCTCGCGTTCCCGCTCGCCTTTAAATACATCGTTGACGTTCTGCTCTCGGCGCATCCCCATCTAGATGGCATCAACCGGACGATCGACGGATGGTGTATCGCGCTCGCGCACGTTGTTCATCTCGGAGTGTCGGCGCCGGGCAAGCTCGCGGCGATCAGCATCGCGATGATCGCGCTGTACGTGATCCAGTCGGTCGCCAGCTACTACCGCAACTACTGGGCTGGTCTCGCGGGTAATCGGCTGATTTTCGAGCTTCAGTGCAAACTCTTCTCGCATCTTCAGCGGCTGCCGCATTCGTTCTTCGATCGTAATCCTTCGGGATCGATCGTTTCACGGGTGCTCAATGACGTTGCAAAGGCGCACGAGCTTGTGGATTCCGCGCTGATCGACGTCTGGATGGATGCGGTGTCGCTGGTCCTCGTCGTGGTCGCGCTGTTCGCACTCGACTGGAAACTCGCGCTGATCGCACTTTGTATTGCGCCTGTTTGGGTCGGCTTCATGCGCTACTTCTCACCGCGAATCAAAGCGGTCAGCCATAGCATGCAGCGCGCGACTGAACTTATCTCGGGCGAAGTGCACGAGCGGGTGGTGGGCGTGGCAACGGTCAAAGCGTTCGTGCGCGAGGACTACGAAGTCGATCAGTTCCGCGAACGAAATCGCGAACTCTACGATCGCACGATCGACAAGGTGCGGCTGGCAGCGCGGCAGGAGATGCTGATCCAGCTCTTCACGCGCACGGCGCCGACGATCGTTATCTGGGCCGGTGCCGCGATGGTGATGCACGGTTCGACGACGCTCGGCACCATGATCGCGTTCTTCTCCTACCTGGGATTCCTGTACTTGCCGCTCGAGCGCTTCACCCAGCTTTCGGTTATCGTCTCGTCCTCGCTCGCAGCGATCGAACGGATCTTCGACTTCGTTGACCTCAGGCCCGAAGTCACCGACCATCCGCTCGCTCGACCTTTCGCAGTGCGCCGCGGCTCGGTGCGGTTTGAGAACGCAACCTTTTCGTATGCGCCGTACAACGGGCAGCCGCGTCGCGATGTGCTCAAGGGAATCGATCTGAACATTCCGGGTGGATTCAAGGTGGCGCTGGTGGGACGGTCCGGCGCCGGCAAGACGACGCTCGCGAATCTTATCCCGCGCTTCTACGATGCGACCGGCGGGCGCGTGCTGCTCGATGGGCGCGACGTTCGCCACTATACGCTCAAATCGTTACGCGCCAGCGTGAGTATCGTGGCGCAGGACGCGCTGCTGTTCAGCGTCAGTCTGCGTGACAACCTGCTCTATGCGCGCCCTGACGCGACGGACGAGATGCTGATGCAGGCGCTCGACCTGGCCAATCTGCGCGAGTTTACAGAAAACCTGCCGAATGGCCTCGATACGGTGATCGGCGAGCGCGGCGTGAAGGTTTCAGGCGGCCAGCGTCAACGCATCGCAATTGCACGCGCGTTCCTGAAGGATTCCAAGGTCGTCATTCTCGACGAAGCAACCTCGGCGGTCGACTCGGAGTCGGAGAACCTCATCCACGACGCGATGGAGCGCCTGATCGAAGGCCGCACGGTCTTCCTGATCGCGCATCGTCTGCGCAGCGCGGTAAACGCCGATCTCGTTGTGTCGCTCGATCACGGCGAGGTGATGGAAGTCGGCACGCATGCAGATCTGCTCCGGCGCGGCGGAACATATGCGCATCTGTACCACGAGCAGGTCCGCGGCCTGTCCCTGGCGACGCCGGGCCTACAGCGCGCCGCGCAGTAG
- a CDS encoding glycosyltransferase family 4 protein, which produces MEKNDYGTSLNGRRLRIAQVGPLYERVPPKLYGGTERVVSYITEELVRRGHDVTLFASGDSKTSAKLVPGCEQALRLLGKPDLGMSLQLPMLTDVFSTARERFDVIHSHIDYWVFPFARMSGVPTVSTMHGRLDIEDLHTVYRRFPEAPLVSISDSQRQPLKDMNWVATVSHGLPRDLLQFNPNQGKYLAFIGRISPEKRPDLAIEVAKRAGIPLKIAAKVDAVDREYYQQKIKPLIEGPFVEYIGEINDPQKSEFLGNALGLLFTIDWPEPFGLAMIEALACGTPVVARPCGSVPEVLQPGVTGFMASEVDDLVAAVKKLESLSRERCRQEFEQRFSVEHMVEGYEAVYHKLIDANRPVSSIPALEGTEVRAS; this is translated from the coding sequence TTGGAAAAAAATGACTATGGCACGAGCTTGAACGGCCGCCGTCTGCGTATCGCCCAGGTAGGACCGCTTTATGAGCGCGTGCCGCCGAAGTTGTACGGCGGCACCGAGCGGGTGGTTTCCTACATCACCGAGGAACTGGTGCGGCGCGGCCATGATGTCACGTTGTTCGCGTCCGGTGACTCCAAGACATCGGCGAAGCTTGTTCCGGGATGCGAACAGGCGCTGCGCCTGCTCGGCAAGCCCGACCTCGGGATGTCGCTGCAGCTTCCGATGCTGACCGACGTGTTCAGCACAGCGCGCGAGCGCTTTGATGTAATTCATTCACATATTGATTATTGGGTATTTCCCTTTGCGCGGATGAGCGGCGTGCCCACCGTCTCGACGATGCACGGCCGGCTCGATATTGAAGACCTGCACACCGTTTATCGCCGCTTCCCCGAGGCGCCGCTGGTTTCGATCAGCGACTCGCAGCGCCAACCGCTGAAGGACATGAACTGGGTCGCCACGGTGAGCCATGGCCTGCCGCGCGACCTGCTGCAATTTAACCCGAACCAGGGCAAGTACCTCGCGTTTATCGGGCGGATATCGCCGGAGAAGCGCCCCGACCTCGCCATTGAAGTTGCGAAGCGCGCCGGCATACCGCTGAAGATCGCCGCTAAAGTCGACGCCGTCGATCGCGAGTACTATCAACAAAAGATCAAGCCGCTCATCGAGGGCCCCTTCGTCGAATATATCGGCGAGATCAACGATCCGCAGAAGAGCGAATTCCTCGGCAATGCGCTGGGACTTCTCTTCACGATCGATTGGCCCGAGCCGTTCGGCCTTGCGATGATCGAAGCCCTCGCGTGCGGCACGCCCGTAGTAGCGCGTCCCTGCGGTTCGGTTCCCGAGGTGCTGCAGCCTGGTGTGACAGGCTTCATGGCGAGCGAAGTCGATGACCTCGTCGCCGCGGTGAAGAAACTGGAATCGCTCTCGCGCGAGCGCTGCCGCCAGGAATTCGAACAGCGCTTCTCGGTCGAGCATATGGTCGAAGGCTACGAAGCCGTGTACCACAAGCTGATCGACGCAAATCGCCCGGTCTCCAGCATCCCAGCGTTGGAAGGAACGGAAGTCCGCGCCAGCTAA
- a CDS encoding glycogen debranching N-terminal domain-containing protein, whose amino-acid sequence MKGQNSETLMLKGRGSDEESRTVIKVGSSFYVRASSLTSRRATRVLANGESFAVFEGGGDILETPDEPLGFFHRDTRYLSRFEMRIAGEVPYFLNSYASRENAQLRINLSNPDLGVRGESIDLPRSSLQIERNWAIAGAALFHKVLVRSFAEVPIEVPLDFVFGVDFADLFEVRGYRRNSLGQHFIPTSTGRTVEYEYQGLDKVKRHTRVVFEDTPESLDTGHASYLLTLQPGEQKELEIRIIADAAESDGALSAHPVQFDEALAQRRSEIARLDAEWTAISASNESLDSLLRRSSADLTSLVRFAPDEMFMMAGVPWFATLFGRDSILTALFALPFNPALAEGTLTTLAKLQGTEVNQRRDEQPGKIVHEIRGGELAAIGEVPFGRYYGSVDSTPLFLWLLGSYVAATGDLKLAEQLWSNVERGIEWIEKWGKRDGDPYVTYIRETPRGLANQGWKDSFDGISHADGSLARAPIALCEVQGYVYAAYTSLADVARRLNFHDLADKLTERAASLKESFARDFWLDDERIVALALDGDRKPCRVMTSNAGHCLATGLLERNHAEALAERLISEEMFTGWGVRTLSGRERRYNPMSYHNGSLWPHDNAIVAAGLARIKGRRGVARILNGLRQAADYLGTGSLPELFCGFPRDERLGPVPYPVACHPQAWSAASIFMILRAMLGMEIRAFDSKLVMDSPTMPEWLDWLKIENLKVGDGAVSLIVRRVPEGASIGILERRGDVTVEVLK is encoded by the coding sequence GTGAAAGGACAAAACTCGGAGACGCTGATGTTGAAGGGGCGAGGCTCCGACGAGGAGTCCCGCACCGTAATCAAGGTTGGGTCGAGCTTTTACGTGCGCGCCTCGTCGCTGACGTCGCGGCGCGCGACGCGCGTGCTCGCCAACGGCGAGAGCTTCGCCGTGTTCGAAGGCGGTGGCGACATCCTCGAGACGCCGGATGAGCCGCTTGGCTTTTTCCATCGTGATACGCGCTATCTCAGCCGTTTCGAGATGCGGATCGCGGGCGAAGTCCCATACTTTCTGAACTCATATGCGAGCCGTGAGAACGCGCAGCTTCGGATCAACCTCAGCAATCCCGACCTGGGCGTGCGCGGCGAATCGATCGATCTGCCGCGCAGCTCGCTACAGATCGAACGCAACTGGGCGATCGCGGGCGCCGCGTTATTTCATAAGGTCCTCGTGCGCAGCTTTGCTGAGGTTCCGATCGAAGTTCCGCTCGATTTTGTCTTCGGCGTCGATTTCGCCGATCTCTTTGAAGTGCGCGGCTACCGGCGCAACAGCCTCGGTCAGCATTTTATTCCCACGTCCACGGGCCGAACCGTCGAATACGAATATCAGGGCCTCGATAAGGTGAAGCGGCATACGCGCGTCGTTTTCGAGGATACTCCGGAATCGCTCGACACCGGCCATGCTTCATACCTTCTGACGCTCCAACCTGGAGAGCAGAAGGAACTGGAGATTCGAATTATCGCTGATGCCGCCGAGAGTGACGGCGCATTGAGCGCGCATCCGGTTCAGTTCGACGAGGCGCTCGCGCAGCGCCGCTCCGAAATCGCGCGGTTGGACGCCGAGTGGACGGCGATCTCGGCGAGCAACGAGTCGCTGGATTCGCTCCTGCGCCGATCTTCAGCCGACCTGACTTCGCTCGTCCGCTTCGCGCCCGACGAGATGTTCATGATGGCGGGCGTGCCTTGGTTTGCGACGCTGTTCGGCCGCGACAGTATCCTGACCGCGCTCTTCGCCCTGCCCTTCAATCCTGCGCTCGCCGAGGGAACGCTCACGACGCTGGCGAAGTTGCAGGGCACCGAAGTAAATCAACGCCGCGACGAGCAGCCCGGCAAAATCGTTCATGAGATCCGCGGCGGCGAACTGGCCGCAATCGGCGAGGTGCCCTTCGGCCGCTACTACGGCAGTGTCGATTCGACGCCGCTATTTCTCTGGCTGCTCGGCAGCTACGTCGCCGCGACCGGCGATCTAAAACTGGCAGAGCAGCTCTGGAGCAACGTCGAGCGCGGAATCGAATGGATCGAGAAGTGGGGCAAGCGCGACGGCGATCCTTACGTCACGTACATCCGCGAGACACCGCGCGGCCTCGCCAACCAAGGCTGGAAAGACTCCTTCGACGGCATTTCGCACGCTGACGGCTCACTGGCACGCGCGCCGATCGCGCTCTGCGAGGTGCAGGGCTACGTCTATGCCGCATACACATCGCTCGCCGATGTGGCGCGGCGTCTCAATTTTCATGATCTCGCGGACAAGCTCACCGAACGCGCCGCCTCGCTCAAGGAGAGCTTCGCGCGCGATTTCTGGCTCGATGATGAGCGCATCGTTGCCCTCGCACTAGACGGCGATCGCAAGCCGTGCCGTGTGATGACCTCGAACGCCGGGCATTGCCTGGCGACCGGCCTCCTCGAGCGCAATCACGCCGAAGCGCTGGCCGAGCGCCTGATCAGCGAGGAGATGTTCACTGGATGGGGCGTGCGGACCCTCAGCGGCCGCGAGCGCCGCTACAATCCGATGAGCTATCACAACGGCTCATTATGGCCACACGATAACGCGATCGTCGCCGCAGGTCTCGCGCGGATCAAAGGACGACGCGGCGTCGCGCGCATCTTAAATGGCCTGCGCCAGGCCGCGGATTATCTCGGCACCGGCAGCCTGCCCGAGCTGTTCTGCGGATTTCCGCGCGATGAGCGTCTCGGCCCGGTGCCCTATCCCGTCGCATGCCATCCGCAGGCCTGGTCAGCGGCATCAATCTTCATGATTCTGCGCGCGATGCTCGGGATGGAGATTCGCGCTTTCGATTCGAAGCTCGTCATGGATTCGCCGACGATGCCGGAATGGCTCGATTGGCTGAAGATCGAAAACCTCAAGGTCGGCGACGGCGCCGTTTCGTTAATCGTCCGGCGCGTTCCAGAGGGCGCGTCGATCGGAATCCTCGAAAGGCGTGGCGACGTCACCGTCGAAGTCCTCAAGTGA
- a CDS encoding alpha/beta fold hydrolase, with protein MNEKPQWLRDIFPFEQKSIVVNGRRMAYVDEGPRDARPVLLLHGNPTWGFLYRNFIKPLTGAGYRVLAPDCIGAGYSDHPRIDAQLTLAHHIADMVSFIDQLELRGFVVVGQDWAGPQGVGAALQRLNNLAALVLMNTWLFTDYVGKFHKSPLPWTTWHAPLIGQLLMKRFKVLSHAGPSAITKRGMSDAEKRAYHHVFDESESDSVVLTWPRTIPLRNGDRGWADIEMIQGRLGELAHTPALLLWAPGDNVFPIEYANRMKELLPHAEGPILFDRAAHFLQDDRGPDLVAAIIPFLNRVVGSRL; from the coding sequence ATGAATGAGAAGCCGCAGTGGTTGCGCGACATCTTTCCGTTCGAGCAGAAATCGATCGTTGTCAACGGCCGCAGGATGGCCTACGTCGATGAGGGACCGCGCGATGCGCGCCCGGTGCTGCTCCTGCACGGCAATCCGACATGGGGATTTCTCTATCGCAACTTTATCAAGCCGCTCACTGGTGCCGGCTATCGGGTGCTCGCGCCGGATTGTATCGGCGCCGGATACTCGGACCATCCGCGTATCGATGCGCAGCTCACGCTCGCGCATCACATTGCCGATATGGTGTCGTTCATCGATCAGCTCGAGCTGAGGGGCTTCGTCGTCGTCGGGCAGGATTGGGCCGGGCCTCAAGGCGTGGGCGCCGCGCTTCAGCGGCTCAACAACCTCGCGGCGCTGGTGCTGATGAATACGTGGCTCTTCACCGACTATGTCGGCAAGTTTCACAAATCACCGCTGCCCTGGACGACGTGGCATGCGCCGCTTATCGGGCAGCTTCTGATGAAGCGCTTCAAGGTGCTTTCGCATGCCGGTCCATCGGCGATCACGAAACGCGGCATGAGCGACGCCGAGAAACGTGCTTATCACCACGTCTTCGATGAGTCCGAGTCCGACAGTGTCGTGCTGACATGGCCGCGCACGATTCCGTTGCGTAATGGCGATCGCGGCTGGGCCGACATCGAGATGATCCAGGGCCGCTTGGGCGAGCTTGCTCACACGCCGGCGCTGCTCCTGTGGGCGCCCGGTGACAACGTGTTTCCGATTGAGTACGCCAATCGGATGAAGGAGCTGCTGCCGCATGCCGAGGGACCAATTCTTTTCGATCGCGCCGCGCATTTTCTGCAAGATGATCGCGGTCCCGATCTCGTCGCGGCAATCATTCCCTTTTTGAATCGCGTCGTGGGGAGCCGTCTATGA
- a CDS encoding tetratricopeptide repeat protein has product MKTYFLGVIASLFIALLVVSGCQRMATEDWMTEGDKALSEGRTQEAEKDYLHAVRVNPGDSRAHLALGGVYASEHNLALAEEEFMTAVELNPHDSAAHAQLARIYFDQSRWFLAEQQYRAAVALDQSRANYRIGLGQTLSKENHPAQAEQELVTAAGLDPTNADAHYQLAELLRATPGHEIDAQYEYDQAHALDTKYVDPKSAPPATSDPEESAESAASASDASASADDDSAPGGKLQLKPVNKRFLLTKTAKVYEQPDPNSDIVATVHQRRYIQVTAIGGDWLQVRLRDGSVGFVPAVAAE; this is encoded by the coding sequence ATGAAGACATACTTCCTTGGAGTCATCGCATCGCTATTCATCGCGCTGCTGGTCGTCAGCGGATGCCAGAGAATGGCGACCGAAGACTGGATGACCGAGGGCGACAAGGCTCTCTCAGAGGGCCGCACGCAGGAGGCTGAGAAAGACTATCTGCATGCGGTGCGCGTGAATCCGGGCGACTCGCGCGCGCATCTTGCGCTCGGCGGCGTGTATGCGAGCGAGCATAATCTTGCGCTCGCGGAAGAAGAGTTCATGACCGCGGTTGAGCTGAATCCTCACGATTCCGCAGCGCACGCGCAGCTCGCGCGAATCTACTTCGATCAGTCGCGATGGTTCCTCGCGGAGCAGCAATACCGCGCGGCGGTGGCGCTCGATCAATCGCGTGCCAACTATCGTATCGGTCTCGGCCAGACGCTCAGCAAGGAAAATCATCCAGCGCAGGCTGAGCAGGAACTCGTCACAGCAGCGGGACTCGATCCGACCAACGCCGATGCTCACTACCAGCTAGCAGAACTGCTGCGCGCGACACCGGGCCACGAGATCGACGCCCAGTACGAGTACGACCAGGCCCATGCGCTCGACACCAAGTATGTCGATCCCAAGTCAGCTCCTCCTGCCACATCGGACCCCGAAGAATCAGCCGAATCTGCGGCCTCCGCTTCCGACGCGTCCGCAAGCGCGGACGACGACTCAGCTCCGGGCGGCAAACTCCAGTTGAAGCCGGTCAACAAGCGCTTCCTTTTGACGAAGACCGCGAAAGTTTATGAGCAACCCGACCCCAATAGCGATATCGTCGCTACGGTCCATCAGCGTCGGTACATTCAAGTGACCGCGATCGGCGGCGACTGGCTCCAGGTCCGGCTCCGCGACGGCTCGGTAGGCTTCGTTCCGGCAGTCGCGGCCGAATAG
- a CDS encoding universal stress protein, translating to MARFDRILCPVDFDANSASALRIAAGLAEERGATLHLLHVVPMPPGPEVALPFGKMETAARTKLERLAVRKLDKRVNCEIHVAIGDPGLETLQMAKRLRANLIVMATHGRRGLRRLILGSVAERVVREAPCPVLSIKPSRAASSAKSKRAPAD from the coding sequence ATGGCCCGCTTCGACAGGATTCTTTGTCCGGTTGACTTCGATGCTAACTCTGCTTCGGCGTTGCGTATCGCCGCCGGCCTCGCCGAAGAACGCGGCGCGACCCTCCATCTGCTGCATGTCGTTCCGATGCCGCCGGGGCCGGAAGTGGCTTTGCCGTTCGGCAAGATGGAAACGGCGGCACGCACCAAACTCGAACGGCTGGCGGTCCGGAAGCTGGACAAGAGAGTTAACTGCGAAATCCACGTCGCCATCGGCGATCCCGGGCTCGAAACGTTACAGATGGCGAAGCGTCTTCGTGCGAACCTCATCGTGATGGCGACGCATGGTCGGCGAGGCTTGCGTCGGCTGATTCTCGGCAGCGTCGCGGAAAGAGTCGTGCGCGAAGCGCCGTGTCCCGTCCTCAGTATCAAGCCCTCACGAGCCGCCTCGTCCGCAAAATCAAAGCGCGCCCCGGCTGACTAG